One region of Turicibacter bilis genomic DNA includes:
- the cwlD gene encoding N-acetylmuramoyl-L-alanine amidase CwlD, producing the protein MRKSIGTILFLVVLFLSFIPVIMGEYRDNLNDNYEAVTVILDAGHGGKDGGASSASGIIEKEVVLSVTKKVEDYLKMQGINVVLTRDGDYDLASPEAKKRKTEDLSKRVQIMNGQENGIVVSIHANAITNSSWSGAQTFYDPKKIENKQLATAIMNSMKNNLQTTTREAKAISNLFILKNSNVPSTLVEIGFLSNPDEAEKLNTDSYQDEIAYAIYEGILYYLDNPDMEVE; encoded by the coding sequence ATGAGGAAATCAATTGGTACGATTTTATTTTTAGTAGTATTATTTTTAAGCTTTATTCCAGTAATCATGGGGGAATATCGTGATAATTTGAATGATAATTATGAAGCAGTGACAGTAATCTTAGATGCAGGACATGGTGGAAAAGATGGGGGAGCCTCATCGGCAAGTGGAATTATTGAGAAAGAAGTCGTGCTATCTGTGACAAAAAAGGTTGAAGATTACCTTAAGATGCAAGGCATTAATGTAGTGTTAACACGAGATGGTGATTATGATTTGGCATCTCCAGAAGCGAAGAAGAGAAAAACAGAAGATTTAAGTAAGCGAGTGCAAATAATGAATGGTCAAGAAAATGGTATTGTAGTTTCTATTCATGCCAATGCAATTACAAATAGTTCATGGTCAGGAGCACAAACGTTTTATGATCCGAAGAAAATAGAAAATAAACAGTTAGCTACTGCAATTATGAATAGTATGAAAAATAACTTACAAACTACAACAAGAGAGGCTAAGGCGATTTCAAACTTATTTATATTGAAAAATTCTAATGTACCTTCAACTTTAGTTGAAATTGGATTTTTATCTAATCCAGATGAAGCAGAAAAATTAAATACGGATAGTTATCAAGATGAGATTGCATATGCCATCTATGAGGGAATACTTTATTATTTAGATAATCCCGATATGGAAGTAGAATAG
- the cysE gene encoding serine O-acetyltransferase, with the protein MKEYFESIKRRDPAARNIIQIILLYPGVQAVFWYRIAHFLYIHHLKFIAELMMFIVRCCLNIEIHPAAQIGKRLFIDHGTGVVIGATSIIGDDVTMYHGVTLGGVGRGDVTGKRHPTVESNVTIGTGAKILGNITLGKGCIIGANAVVLKDVPPSKTSVGVPSIVKK; encoded by the coding sequence ATGAAAGAGTATTTTGAATCTATTAAAAGAAGAGATCCAGCAGCAAGAAATATTATTCAAATTATCTTGTTATATCCTGGCGTGCAAGCAGTCTTTTGGTATCGTATTGCACACTTTTTATATATACACCATTTAAAATTTATTGCAGAATTAATGATGTTCATCGTAAGATGTTGTCTTAATATAGAAATTCATCCAGCCGCTCAAATAGGGAAGAGATTATTTATTGATCATGGAACAGGTGTCGTTATCGGAGCGACTAGTATTATTGGTGATGATGTAACAATGTACCATGGGGTTACATTAGGTGGAGTCGGTAGAGGCGATGTTACAGGTAAACGGCATCCAACCGTTGAAAGTAACGTTACAATAGGTACTGGTGCAAAAATATTAGGGAATATTACATTAGGAAAAGGTTGTATAATTGGAGCAAATGCTGTTGTATTAAAGGATGTTCCGCCGAGTAAAACGTCGGTAGGAGTCCCAAGTATAGTGAAAAAGTAA
- the hdhA gene encoding 7alpha-hydroxysteroid dehydrogenase produces MKKLANKVALVTSGTRGIGLQCVKTLAQHGATVYIGARRLEAANQICQELLENGYDAKSVYFDATKTETYETMVKTVIEEAGHLDILVNNYGGTDSETDLDLVSGNTETFFNTMNFNLSSVYLPCKFAIEQMLKQESGSIVNISSIGSILPDVARLGYGVSKSAINSLTQNIAIQYAKHNIRCNAVLPGLIATDAALQNMSDDFIQSFLKHVPLHRFGQPEDIANAVLFLASDESSFITGQLLEVAGGFGLPSPLYGETVKQ; encoded by the coding sequence ATGAAAAAATTAGCAAACAAAGTTGCACTTGTTACATCTGGTACACGAGGAATTGGACTACAATGTGTTAAAACGTTGGCTCAGCACGGAGCAACTGTTTATATTGGGGCTCGTCGATTAGAGGCTGCTAATCAAATCTGTCAAGAATTATTGGAAAATGGCTATGACGCTAAAAGTGTTTACTTTGATGCGACAAAAACAGAAACGTATGAGACTATGGTCAAGACAGTTATTGAAGAAGCCGGCCACCTAGATATATTAGTTAATAATTATGGGGGGACAGATTCAGAAACTGACTTAGACCTCGTGTCCGGAAATACTGAAACCTTTTTCAATACGATGAACTTTAATCTCAGTAGTGTTTATCTGCCTTGTAAATTTGCCATTGAACAAATGCTTAAGCAGGAAAGTGGCTCAATTGTGAATATCTCTTCGATTGGATCAATCTTACCTGATGTAGCTCGATTAGGGTATGGCGTTTCTAAATCAGCTATTAATTCACTAACACAAAATATTGCAATTCAATATGCGAAACATAACATTCGATGTAATGCCGTTTTACCAGGCTTAATTGCAACGGACGCAGCTCTACAAAATATGTCAGACGACTTTATTCAATCGTTTCTCAAACACGTCCCACTCCATCGTTTTGGACAACCAGAGGATATTGCTAATGCTGTTTTATTTTTAGCTAGTGACGAATCTTCTTTTATTACCGGTCAATTGTTAGAAGTCGCCGGTGGTTTTGGGCTTCCCAGCCCTTTATACGGCGAAACTGTTAAACAATAA
- a CDS encoding coiled-coil domain-containing protein has protein sequence MVEVNGLSKDEIIANLWLTDEMINEIEIVKREIDKKKASLDSTIVATEQEHLKAVETKYYDSSEYKAHQDYNGLIEKLKDFKGVAILIDLIVCVLLSYALIIFNVNFLYVILLFIITVVIFYLLYQQGTKYYLNKQKPAPIPSLESVIEEVKMSYEYQQIPNSLLANHMRDEMKKLNQQLSELEATLIEKTVLPEIYRMRAKEVVWYLENLMADNLKEALAALVEGDHREQVKQMIEEQNQEINQLKDITAKLMEHNQKLAHKLEQQRQQLVELENRKK, from the coding sequence ATGGTCGAGGTTAACGGCTTATCAAAAGATGAAATTATCGCTAATCTTTGGTTAACAGATGAAATGATTAATGAAATTGAAATTGTAAAACGTGAGATAGATAAAAAGAAAGCTTCATTAGATTCAACAATTGTAGCTACAGAGCAAGAACATTTAAAAGCAGTAGAAACAAAATACTATGATAGCTCAGAGTATAAAGCGCATCAAGATTACAATGGACTTATTGAGAAACTGAAAGATTTTAAAGGAGTTGCCATTTTAATTGATTTAATTGTCTGTGTTCTATTATCATATGCCTTAATTATATTTAATGTGAATTTCTTATATGTTATTTTATTATTTATTATTACGGTCGTTATTTTTTATCTACTATATCAACAAGGAACTAAATATTATTTAAATAAGCAAAAGCCTGCTCCTATTCCATCATTAGAAAGTGTTATTGAAGAAGTTAAAATGAGTTATGAGTATCAACAAATTCCAAACTCATTACTTGCTAATCATATGAGAGATGAAATGAAAAAACTAAATCAACAATTATCGGAATTAGAGGCTACCTTAATTGAAAAAACAGTTTTACCTGAAATCTATCGTATGAGAGCTAAAGAAGTTGTTTGGTACTTAGAAAACTTAATGGCAGACAATTTAAAAGAAGCTTTAGCAGCTTTAGTAGAAGGTGATCATCGAGAGCAAGTGAAACAGATGATTGAAGAACAAAATCAAGAAATTAATCAATTAAAAGATATCACAGCCAAATTAATGGAACATAATCAAAAATTAGCTCATAAATTAGAACAACAACGTCAACAACTGGTTGAATTAGAAAATAGAAAGAAATAA
- a CDS encoding glucose-6-phosphate isomerase, producing MGKFLSFNYENAASFVAPHELEYANELVKVLHNRIHEQTGAGNDFLGWVDLPENYDKDEFARIQKAAEKIQSDSDVLLVIGIGGSYLGARAAIEALNNHFYNLQDKATRKAPQIIFVGHHISSTYVQELVEYLADKTFSINVISKSGTTTEPAIAFRVFKKLLIEKVGREEANKRIYATTDASKGALKTLATSEGYESFIVPDNVGGRFSVLTAVGLLPIAVSGINIEDMMRGANDARAEYANPNLAENEAYQYAVIRNALYSKGKTIEMLINYEPALLYFNEWWKQLFGESEGKDQKGIFPASASFSTDLHSMGQYIQEGRRDIFETVVNVVKPTREVVLEAEESDLDGLNYLAGQTIDFVNKKAFQGTLLAHVDGGVPNLIIDLPELSAYSFGYLVYFFEKACAMSGYILGVNPFDQPGVEAYKKNMFALLGKPGNEELKAQLEARLK from the coding sequence ATGGGAAAATTCCTATCATTTAACTATGAGAATGCAGCATCATTTGTTGCGCCACATGAATTAGAATACGCGAATGAATTAGTAAAAGTACTTCACAATCGTATTCATGAACAAACAGGAGCAGGTAATGACTTCTTAGGATGGGTTGACTTACCTGAAAATTATGATAAAGACGAATTTGCTCGCATTCAAAAAGCAGCAGAAAAAATCCAATCAGATTCTGATGTATTATTAGTTATCGGAATCGGTGGATCTTACCTTGGAGCTCGTGCAGCTATTGAAGCATTAAATAATCATTTCTACAACTTACAAGATAAAGCAACACGTAAAGCACCACAAATTATCTTTGTAGGACATCATATTTCTTCAACTTACGTTCAAGAGTTAGTTGAATACTTAGCGGATAAAACATTCTCAATCAATGTTATCTCTAAATCTGGAACAACAACTGAACCAGCAATTGCATTCCGCGTATTTAAAAAATTATTAATCGAAAAAGTTGGACGTGAAGAAGCTAATAAACGTATCTACGCAACAACTGACGCTTCTAAAGGAGCATTAAAAACATTAGCGACTAGCGAAGGATACGAATCATTCATCGTTCCAGATAATGTAGGTGGGCGTTTCTCAGTTTTAACGGCTGTAGGATTATTACCAATCGCTGTAAGTGGAATCAACATCGAAGATATGATGCGTGGAGCAAATGATGCTCGTGCTGAATATGCTAATCCAAACTTAGCAGAAAACGAAGCTTATCAATATGCAGTTATCCGTAACGCATTATACTCAAAAGGTAAAACAATCGAAATGTTAATCAACTACGAACCAGCATTATTATACTTCAATGAATGGTGGAAACAATTATTCGGAGAGTCAGAAGGTAAAGATCAAAAAGGAATCTTCCCAGCATCTGCTTCATTCTCAACAGATTTACACTCAATGGGACAATATATTCAAGAAGGTCGTCGTGACATCTTCGAAACAGTTGTAAACGTAGTAAAACCAACTCGTGAAGTTGTATTAGAAGCTGAAGAATCAGATTTAGATGGATTAAACTATTTAGCTGGACAAACAATTGACTTTGTTAATAAAAAAGCCTTCCAAGGAACATTATTAGCTCACGTTGATGGTGGAGTTCCAAACTTAATCATCGATTTACCAGAATTATCAGCTTATAGCTTTGGATACTTAGTATACTTCTTCGAAAAAGCATGTGCAATGAGTGGATATATCTTAGGCGTTAACCCATTTGACCAACCAGGTGTAGAAGCTTACAAGAAAAACATGTTCGCATTACTTGGAAAACCAGGTAACGAAGAATTAAAAGCTCAATTAGAAGCTCGTTTAAAATAA
- a CDS encoding CvfD/Ygs/GSP13 family RNA-binding post-transcriptional regulator translates to MKIKEGSIVRGKVTGIQSYGAFVQLSEDCNGLIHISELSDGYVKDIRDFVNIGQYIDVKVLKFNSDNHQARLSLKGVANNNYRYHRMKASDFETSSGFAPLAQHLPIWIRDSLEKIARVNKED, encoded by the coding sequence ATGAAAATCAAAGAAGGGAGTATCGTACGAGGGAAAGTTACTGGTATCCAATCTTATGGTGCGTTCGTCCAATTGAGTGAAGATTGTAATGGATTAATTCATATCTCAGAACTGTCGGACGGATATGTGAAAGATATCCGTGATTTTGTTAACATCGGTCAATATATTGATGTAAAAGTCCTTAAATTTAATTCGGATAATCATCAAGCTCGGTTAAGTTTAAAGGGTGTTGCAAATAATAATTACCGATATCATCGTATGAAGGCGTCTGACTTTGAGACTTCAAGTGGATTTGCACCACTAGCCCAACATTTACCCATTTGGATTCGAGACTCACTCGAGAAAATAGCAAGGGTTAACAAGGAGGATTAA
- a CDS encoding NAD(P)/FAD-dependent oxidoreductase, with the protein MTEKIYDLTIIGAGPVGIYGAFYAGMHGMTTKIIDALPELGGQLAALYPEKYIYDLPGHPKIKAGEMIEQLKVQMDQFKDRIDVVTNTNVQTVEKLEDGTFKICTDKECHYSRSIVITAGNGAFTPRKLDVANADEFSNIHYFVSTMETFKGKDVVIFGGGDSAVDWALMLDGVAKNVSIVHRRDEFRAHASSVENLKASNVEILTPYVAAGLTGENGRVTAVELTNVTTNETKLVHADEVIVLYGFISSLGPIKEWDLELDKNALCVDISQQTSINGIFAAGDACTFDGKIKMITTGFGEVVVAINAAIAYAYPEKVHRHKHSSAMMK; encoded by the coding sequence ATGACGGAAAAAATTTATGATTTAACAATTATCGGAGCTGGGCCTGTTGGAATCTACGGTGCATTTTATGCAGGAATGCACGGAATGACAACAAAAATTATTGATGCTTTACCGGAGCTGGGGGGACAATTAGCTGCCTTATATCCTGAAAAGTACATCTATGATTTACCAGGTCATCCGAAAATTAAAGCAGGTGAAATGATTGAACAATTAAAAGTTCAAATGGATCAGTTTAAAGATCGAATTGACGTAGTGACTAACACAAACGTACAAACTGTTGAAAAGTTAGAAGATGGAACATTCAAAATCTGTACGGATAAAGAATGCCATTATTCTCGTTCAATTGTCATTACCGCTGGAAATGGAGCATTTACACCTCGTAAATTAGACGTTGCCAATGCCGATGAGTTTTCAAATATTCATTACTTCGTTTCAACAATGGAAACCTTTAAAGGAAAAGACGTTGTTATCTTTGGTGGAGGAGACTCAGCTGTCGACTGGGCATTAATGCTTGATGGAGTTGCTAAAAATGTCTCAATCGTTCATCGTCGCGATGAATTTAGAGCACATGCTTCTAGCGTTGAGAACTTAAAAGCTTCAAATGTAGAAATCTTAACGCCATATGTGGCTGCAGGCTTAACTGGAGAAAACGGACGTGTCACGGCTGTTGAATTAACAAACGTAACAACTAATGAAACAAAATTAGTGCATGCTGATGAAGTTATTGTTTTATATGGGTTTATTTCATCTCTTGGACCAATTAAAGAGTGGGATTTAGAATTAGATAAAAATGCACTTTGTGTAGATATTAGCCAACAAACAAGTATCAACGGAATCTTCGCAGCGGGAGATGCTTGTACGTTCGATGGAAAAATCAAAATGATTACAACAGGATTTGGTGAAGTGGTTGTTGCCATTAATGCAGCGATTGCTTATGCATATCCTGAAAAAGTACATCGTCATAAACATAGCTCTGCCATGATGAAATAA
- a CDS encoding divergent PAP2 family protein, with translation MWFNYVLESAILANVLAQIIKVPLRLITKKEWRPTLVLSTGGMPSSHSAFVAALATAVAFVNGIDSTAFAISFCFAAVVIYDAMGIRRHAGQHAKMLNQLLDDLMKTGNLSVFQDETYQKRFKELLGHEPLETFCGTLFGIFVAVIYGIIAGVI, from the coding sequence ATGTGGTTTAATTATGTATTAGAATCTGCAATCTTAGCTAATGTATTAGCGCAAATTATTAAAGTCCCACTTCGTTTGATTACAAAAAAAGAGTGGCGACCAACACTTGTTTTATCAACGGGAGGAATGCCGAGTTCACATTCGGCTTTTGTTGCTGCCCTTGCAACAGCAGTCGCATTCGTTAATGGAATCGATTCAACTGCATTTGCTATCTCTTTTTGTTTTGCAGCAGTGGTCATTTATGATGCGATGGGAATTCGTCGTCATGCGGGGCAACATGCCAAAATGTTAAATCAATTATTGGATGATTTAATGAAGACAGGAAATCTCTCAGTCTTTCAAGATGAAACCTATCAAAAGCGATTTAAAGAATTGTTAGGTCATGAACCACTAGAAACGTTCTGTGGAACGTTATTTGGAATCTTTGTTGCCGTTATCTATGGAATTATCGCAGGAGTTATTTAG
- a CDS encoding phosphatidylglycerophosphatase A family protein, translated as MDQKALEELVIKKINERGVTLEQIAELTYFLQSNYYEGLTLEVCLHNVKAVLKKREVQNAVLTGIRLDELAEMNLLGEPLQEMVDHDYSLYGIDEVLAFSILNVYGSIGFTNYGYIDKLKPGILGEVDKKGKAEGCCQTFMDDLVGAIAAAAASRIAHRREV; from the coding sequence ATGGATCAAAAAGCATTAGAAGAATTAGTCATAAAGAAAATTAATGAGAGAGGCGTAACACTCGAACAAATTGCAGAATTAACGTATTTTCTACAGTCAAACTATTATGAAGGATTAACGTTAGAGGTTTGTCTTCATAACGTCAAGGCTGTTCTTAAAAAACGAGAAGTTCAAAATGCCGTCCTAACAGGCATTCGATTAGATGAATTGGCAGAAATGAATTTATTAGGAGAGCCGTTACAAGAAATGGTCGATCATGACTACTCTTTATATGGAATTGATGAAGTTCTCGCATTTTCGATTTTAAATGTTTATGGATCGATTGGGTTTACAAATTACGGTTATATTGATAAGCTTAAACCAGGAATTTTAGGTGAAGTTGATAAAAAAGGGAAAGCAGAAGGATGTTGTCAAACCTTTATGGATGATTTAGTCGGGGCTATTGCAGCAGCTGCCGCTAGTCGAATCGCACATCGTCGGGAAGTATAA
- a CDS encoding NifU family protein — MNETEKQIVEILEKLRPYLQRDGGDVEYVKFEDGIVYVQMLGACVGCASMDSTLKDGIEQILLEEVPGVIGVENIEEYLA; from the coding sequence GTGAACGAAACAGAAAAACAGATCGTTGAAATTCTAGAAAAATTAAGACCCTACTTACAACGTGATGGTGGGGATGTTGAATATGTTAAATTCGAAGATGGAATTGTCTATGTCCAAATGTTAGGTGCATGTGTTGGCTGTGCCTCAATGGACTCTACGTTAAAAGACGGAATTGAACAAATTCTATTAGAAGAAGTTCCTGGTGTTATCGGCGTTGAAAATATTGAAGAATATTTAGCATAA
- the dapF gene encoding diaminopimelate epimerase encodes MQPIFFTKLSTIGNNYLILNYLEQPELSLDYANLAKHITNPRTGILADGIIILLPSELADFKMIIYNRDGSRAKTCGNGLRLIGHYLLEIERFNQPQITIETDSNVSILTHEEDLITVDLGFAHSLIDPCHPLSLKSQVTDYCGDIETPYGIWQADMISMGNPHFIIYTDDDHEAFEEEMERISKNYDVNVGMLTVINPNELLLTTYERGSGLTSACGTNAAAAVASAVARRQVNPYELITVHLPGGDLYLKWNEEAHLLATGHCTKICCGTYFFEGEKKDF; translated from the coding sequence TTGCAACCTATTTTTTTCACTAAATTATCGACAATTGGCAATAACTATTTAATTTTAAATTATCTTGAACAACCAGAGCTCTCTTTAGATTATGCCAATTTAGCTAAACATATAACTAATCCTCGAACTGGAATTTTAGCAGATGGAATCATTATCTTGCTTCCATCCGAACTTGCTGATTTTAAAATGATTATTTATAACCGAGATGGTTCTCGTGCCAAAACATGTGGAAATGGGTTACGGCTCATCGGGCATTATTTATTAGAGATTGAACGTTTTAATCAGCCTCAAATCACAATTGAAACTGACTCTAACGTTTCCATTTTAACACATGAAGAGGATTTAATAACAGTTGATTTAGGGTTCGCCCATTCACTCATCGATCCTTGTCATCCCCTTTCCCTAAAAAGTCAAGTGACTGACTACTGTGGGGATATTGAAACGCCATATGGAATTTGGCAAGCAGATATGATTTCCATGGGAAATCCTCACTTCATCATTTATACTGATGATGACCACGAGGCATTTGAGGAAGAAATGGAACGAATTTCAAAAAATTATGATGTTAATGTTGGGATGTTAACAGTTATTAATCCAAATGAATTATTATTAACCACTTACGAACGCGGCTCTGGTTTGACTAGTGCTTGCGGGACGAATGCGGCTGCTGCTGTGGCCAGTGCAGTGGCGAGACGGCAAGTGAATCCATATGAATTGATCACGGTACATTTACCAGGCGGTGATCTTTATTTAAAATGGAATGAAGAGGCACATCTTTTGGCAACCGGACATTGCACTAAAATTTGTTGCGGGACTTATTTTTTTGAAGGTGAAAAAAAGGACTTTTAA
- a CDS encoding HAD family hydrolase: MKKAIFFDIDGTLIDCINGHTDLTNQVKQAIRRLQQEGHYAFIATGRPYAFLSEAILSFGFDGYILTNGAQVMIGNETIYKEALDPTFVKNATAEFEQRQIQYMLQSDCYSYMKDECKEYYQFFDSIGISRNYLVSDYQLEDIQTQKIEMLCPNDEAMEYCLSLVEQNPEYDYVQSISDRIFELYSKKNTKATGILTALKHLGIPVEQSYAFGDGKNDIEMLSTVGCGIAMGNASDEVKSYAHQVTDSVLEDGVATGIEKYILI, encoded by the coding sequence ATGAAAAAAGCTATCTTTTTTGATATTGATGGAACACTCATTGATTGTATCAACGGTCATACTGATTTAACTAATCAGGTCAAACAGGCCATTCGTCGCTTACAACAAGAAGGTCATTATGCTTTCATTGCCACTGGCAGACCGTATGCTTTTTTAAGTGAAGCCATTTTATCTTTTGGTTTTGATGGATATATTTTAACCAATGGAGCACAAGTAATGATTGGAAATGAAACCATTTATAAAGAGGCACTTGATCCCACCTTCGTAAAAAATGCCACGGCAGAATTCGAACAACGTCAAATCCAGTACATGTTACAAAGCGATTGCTACTCGTACATGAAAGATGAATGTAAAGAATATTATCAATTTTTTGATAGCATCGGTATTTCACGAAACTACTTAGTTAGTGACTATCAGTTAGAAGACATTCAAACACAAAAAATTGAGATGCTTTGTCCCAATGATGAAGCCATGGAATATTGTTTATCACTCGTTGAACAAAATCCTGAATATGATTATGTTCAGAGTATTAGTGATCGCATATTTGAACTTTATTCAAAGAAAAACACAAAAGCGACAGGTATCCTAACGGCACTTAAACATTTAGGTATTCCTGTTGAACAAAGCTATGCTTTTGGTGATGGAAAAAATGATATCGAAATGTTATCAACTGTTGGATGCGGGATTGCTATGGGAAATGCAAGTGACGAAGTCAAATCCTATGCGCACCAAGTCACAGATAGTGTATTAGAAGATGGCGTAGCCACTGGAATTGAAAAATACATCCTAATATAA
- a CDS encoding TIGR01457 family HAD-type hydrolase: MYKGYLIDLDGTAYHGTKVVKETLEFVKALHEKQISYLFLTNNSTKTPQMVADVLADLGYPVTEQQVYTPSMATAQYIYDENPNAKVYMIGEIGLETALVEKGLTITSENPDYVVIGLDRDINYEKLGLACLAIRNGATFISTNGDVAIPTERGLLPGNGALTSVISVSTGVDPIFIGKPERIIMEKALELINLPAAEVAMIGDNYFTDILAGINANVPTIYIEGGVSTREEVMSYDTPPTHVLKDLTEFTI, from the coding sequence ATGTATAAAGGATATTTAATTGATTTAGATGGAACAGCTTATCATGGAACAAAAGTCGTTAAAGAAACATTAGAATTTGTTAAAGCTTTACACGAAAAACAAATCTCATATTTATTTTTAACAAACAATAGTACAAAAACACCGCAAATGGTGGCTGATGTTCTAGCGGACTTAGGATATCCGGTCACTGAACAACAAGTTTATACGCCATCAATGGCAACAGCCCAATATATTTACGATGAAAATCCAAATGCAAAAGTCTATATGATTGGTGAAATTGGACTTGAAACAGCCTTAGTTGAAAAAGGATTAACGATTACCAGTGAAAATCCTGATTATGTGGTTATTGGCTTAGATCGTGACATCAACTATGAAAAGCTAGGATTAGCTTGTTTAGCTATTCGTAATGGAGCAACATTCATCTCAACAAACGGTGATGTTGCTATTCCAACTGAGCGTGGCTTATTACCTGGAAATGGGGCTTTGACATCAGTCATCTCTGTTTCAACCGGAGTTGATCCAATCTTCATCGGAAAACCTGAACGTATTATTATGGAAAAAGCATTAGAATTAATTAATCTTCCTGCAGCAGAAGTTGCAATGATTGGAGACAATTATTTCACAGATATTTTAGCTGGAATTAATGCAAATGTTCCAACTATTTATATCGAAGGTGGCGTTTCAACACGAGAAGAAGTGATGAGTTATGACACACCACCCACACATGTTTTAAAAGACTTAACAGAATTTACAATTTAA
- a CDS encoding YutD family protein, with protein sequence MSRYRYQVVKTHLVEFDEELFYQKLTEILEKYDVIVGDFSGGQLRLKGFYYNERKNVPLDLKCVTIPEYIAEYCAYGCSYYVVEKIVPKQHSEEWTTSKK encoded by the coding sequence GTGAGTCGTTATCGTTATCAAGTGGTGAAAACACATCTCGTAGAATTTGACGAAGAATTATTTTATCAAAAACTAACAGAAATTTTAGAGAAATATGATGTCATTGTGGGAGATTTCTCAGGCGGACAACTTCGATTAAAAGGATTTTACTACAATGAACGTAAAAACGTTCCTTTAGATTTAAAATGTGTCACGATTCCAGAATATATCGCTGAGTATTGTGCATATGGATGCTCGTATTATGTCGTAGAAAAAATCGTGCCAAAACAACACTCAGAAGAATGGACAACATCGAAGAAATAG
- the yunB gene encoding sporulation protein YunB: MTKRMRRQSRRRKKTTNYFKKWKRRIIAMAIIGGFIYTAHFVYSNIYTIVMSYASKQTVNIATLIIKEAIGSSDLVSFKVEDVIHFEENDEGYVSSVYINTPELNRLLVSATHQVEEKLLLVENGDLSELGLDAIYGGPYEDGILLSVPLMAAFNLSLFHEYGPRFPVSAKIIGNAVTDIETGVQPYGINNAMLEILLKVTVRLKVTLPFKSEETTVTVSSPLVIKMITGQTPQYYYIGSSSASPLSPFTNESGKTNETQTPAPNASPEQSVQNGMENILLE; encoded by the coding sequence ATGACGAAACGAATGCGAAGACAGTCACGAAGAAGAAAAAAAACAACGAATTATTTTAAAAAGTGGAAACGACGAATTATTGCTATGGCAATCATAGGGGGATTCATTTATACAGCTCATTTTGTTTATAGTAATATTTATACAATTGTGATGAGTTATGCTTCAAAACAAACGGTTAATATTGCAACTTTAATTATAAAAGAAGCCATTGGGAGCAGCGACTTAGTCTCGTTTAAAGTAGAGGATGTCATTCATTTTGAAGAAAATGATGAAGGCTATGTCAGCAGTGTTTATATTAATACCCCTGAACTTAACCGTTTGCTCGTCTCGGCGACGCATCAAGTAGAGGAGAAGTTATTACTTGTTGAAAATGGAGATTTAAGTGAACTTGGATTAGATGCGATTTATGGCGGACCGTATGAAGATGGAATCTTACTCTCTGTCCCTTTAATGGCTGCGTTTAACCTCTCACTTTTTCATGAATATGGGCCACGATTTCCCGTTTCAGCTAAGATTATAGGGAATGCAGTGACTGACATCGAGACAGGTGTTCAACCGTATGGCATCAATAATGCGATGCTTGAGATTTTACTAAAAGTTACTGTTAGATTAAAAGTAACATTACCTTTTAAATCAGAGGAAACGACTGTCACTGTTTCTAGTCCGCTCGTCATTAAAATGATTACTGGACAAACACCACAATACTACTATATTGGAAGCAGTAGTGCTTCACCTCTTAGCCCATTCACGAATGAATCTGGAAAAACAAATGAAACACAGACACCTGCGCCAAATGCTTCTCCTGAACAAAGTGTACAAAATGGTATGGAAAACATTTTATTAGAATAG